The following is a genomic window from Gemmatimonadaceae bacterium.
ATCATCCCTGGCGACTCCGCGCCGCGATGGAGATAGCAGAAGCACTGGCAAGACGGACACAAACTGAACCCTCACCAGGGTGACATTTCTATCCGTGTAAGAACGGGGACATTTCTATCCGTGCTGGACATTGGCTTGACACCCAAATTGACTTGGGATTCCAGACTGGCTAAGTTAAAAGGCTGTAACGTTTTCTCACACCTGCAGTTGACCAATGGCATACGCAATCATCCGTAGCGGCGGCAAGCAGTTCCGCGCCGAGTCGGGCAAGACACTCAGAATTCCCAGCCTGCCGGGTGACGCTGGCTCGAAGGTCATGTTCAACGACGTGATCCTCGGATCCGACGGGGACAAGACGCTCGTCGGCGTTCCGGCGCTCAAGGGCGCTTCGGTGGCGGCCGAGATCGTGAAGCACGGCCGCGACAAGAAGATCGTCGTCTTCAAGATGAAGCGGCGCAAGAACTACGCAAAGAAGCAGGGTCACCGCCAAGGCTTCACCGAAGTCCGTATCGGCGACATCACGCTCGGATAAGAGGCATTTCAGATGGCACACAAAAAGGGCGTCGGCTCGTCCAGAAACGGGCGCGACAGCAATCCACAGTACCGCGGCGTGAAGAAGTTCGGTGGTGAGAAGGTGATCGCCGGCAACATCATCGTTCGCCAGTGCGGCACCAAGTGGCACCCGGGTCGCAATGTCGGCCTCGGTACCGACTTCACGATCTACGCGCTCATTGACGGCTTCGTGAAGTTCGAGCACAAGAACCGCACGCGCTTCAAGGTCAGCGTCTATCCCGCTCAGCAGGAGACGGAAACCGCGGCGTAAGCGCTCGACTCCGGTCGAACCCAGAGCCTCCGCATTGCGGGGGCTTTTTGCGCCGCCGTTCTTTGCGCCACCGTTCTTT
Proteins encoded in this region:
- the rpmA gene encoding 50S ribosomal protein L27, producing the protein MAHKKGVGSSRNGRDSNPQYRGVKKFGGEKVIAGNIIVRQCGTKWHPGRNVGLGTDFTIYALIDGFVKFEHKNRTRFKVSVYPAQQETETAA
- the rplU gene encoding 50S ribosomal protein L21 translates to MAYAIIRSGGKQFRAESGKTLRIPSLPGDAGSKVMFNDVILGSDGDKTLVGVPALKGASVAAEIVKHGRDKKIVVFKMKRRKNYAKKQGHRQGFTEVRIGDITLG